A genomic segment from Oncorhynchus clarkii lewisi isolate Uvic-CL-2024 chromosome 12, UVic_Ocla_1.0, whole genome shotgun sequence encodes:
- the LOC139421582 gene encoding ATP synthase subunit d, mitochondrial-like, with translation MAGKRAALKAIDWLAFAERVPPNQRAMFNNLKTRSDAIGAKLSSLPEKPVTIDWSFYKTNVARAGMVAEFESKFSALTIPEPKDTATAAINTQEAEANKAAVAYVEASKARIGQYEKELEKFQNMIPFDQMTIDDLNDTFPETKLDKEKHPYWPHKPIAEL, from the exons atgGCTGGGAAACGTGCAGCATTGAAAGCCATTGACTGGTTGGCCTTTGCTGAGAGGGTTCCCCCCAACCAGAGGGCCATGTTCAACAACCTCAAGACGCGCTCAGACGCCATCGGTGCCAA GCTGTCCTCTCTGCCAGAGAAGCCTGTTACCATCGACTGGAGCTTCTATAAGACCAACGTGGCCAGAGCCGGCATGGTGGCTGAGTTTGAATCCAAG TTCTCAGCCCTGACCATCCCTGAGCCCAAGGACACAGCCACAGCCGCCATCAACACACAGGAGGCCGAGGCG AACAAAGCTGCTGTTGCCTACGTGGAGGCTTCCAAAGCTCGTATTGGCCAGTATGAGAAGGAG CTGGAGAAGTTCCAGAACATGATTCCCTTCGACCAGATGACCATCGACGATCTGAACGACACGTTCCCTGAGACCAAGCTGGACAAGGAGAAGCACCCGTACTGGCCTCACAAGCCCATCGCTGAGCTGTAA